Proteins from a genomic interval of Quercus robur chromosome 9, dhQueRobu3.1, whole genome shotgun sequence:
- the LOC126699148 gene encoding uncharacterized protein LOC126699148 has product MVREQRVDLFYSKLRESVTASSYSPLLIFPSTSDVDSLCALKIVFHVLESDSIRYACYPVSSFQEIHKYAGPNLCSSDEPISILLINWGCHRDLRKILNLGPVARVFVVDSHRPIHLHNLSDQNDRVVVLYTQDDEHQADLAYDFDVSALASASDLNSDDEVDELDSEDENDSDSEEEEDGSGSRKRRKVAGENEEDPVQLFGKLKKEYYHMGTFHGKPSGCLMYDLSHSLRKNTNELLWLACVSLTDQFVHERLTDERYQAGVMELEQHVNSSGNLEAVNSVTLKDGTKIRAPNASRIAYEDEPRLMLLQEWTLFDSMLCSSYIATKLKTWSDNGMKKLKLLLARMGFALVDCQQKFQYMNLEVKRKMKDEFERFLPEYGLTDFYYRSFLRLHGYRSRVSAADVVYGVTALLESFVKTDGSCASKQFGVAYDALSLGNLDKLKAGMQNAIKIQRAILRQGSTAITKTGCIRSGRKFRWLKLEDSVDTKLLGYPQALTKFCYFLMDALREKGARMKPLLCACLSQEPNKVLVVGVCGKPRLGAVQGNAFGIAFRNAAEEIGSEFFHELFDSSWIFLDAAAVNSFMVRLTEKL; this is encoded by the coding sequence ATGGTGAGGGAGCAAAGGGTTGATTTGTTTTACTCAAAGCTTCGCGAATCGGTGACGGCTTCTTCATACTCTCCTTTGCTTATATTCCCATCAACCTCTGATGTGGACTCACTCTGTGCCCTCAAGATTGTTTTCCATGTCCTTGAATCTGATTCAATCCGGTATGCTTGTTACCCAGTCTCTTCGTTTCAGGAGATTCACAAGTATGCCGGGCCTAATCTGTGTTCTTCTGATGAGCCCATCTCTATACTTTTGATCAATTGGGGGTGCCATAGGGACTTAAGGAAGATCCTGAATTTAGGCCCCGTGGCGCGTGTTTTTGTGGTGGATAGTCATAGGCCGATTCACTTGCATAATTTGAGTGATCAGAATGATAGGGTGGTTGTGCTTTATACTCAGGATGATGAGCACCAGGCTGATTTGGCTTATGATTTTGATGTTTCGGCTTTGGCGAGTGCTAGTGATTTGAATAGTGATGATGAGGTTGATGAGTTGGATAGTGAAGATGAGAATGATAGTGACAGTGAGGAAGAGGAGGATGGGAGTGGATCGAGGAAGCGGAGGAAGGTTGCGGGAGAAAATGAGGAAGATCCAGTTCAGCTTTTTGGGAAGCTCAAGAAAGAGTATTATCATATGGGTACTTTTCATGGAAAGCCTTCTGGGTGTTTGATGTATGATTTGTCTCATTCTTTGAGGAAGAACACGAATGAGTTGCTTTGGTTGGCTTGTGTTTCATTGACGGATCAGTTTGTTCATGAAAGGTTAACTGATGAGAGGTACCAAGCTGGGGTTATGGAGCTCGAGCAGCATGTCAACAGCTCGGGGAATTTGGAAGCAGTGAATTCGGTGACCCTCAAAGATGGGACAAAGATTCGAGCTCCCAATGCATCTAGAATTGCATATGAAGATGAACCAAGACTAATGTTGTTACAAGAGTGGACTTTATTTGATTCAATGTTGTGCTCTTCATACATTGCGACTAAGTTGAAAACATGGAGTGATAATGGAATGAAAAAGCTCAAGCTGCTTCTAGCCCGTATGGGATTTGCACTTGTGGATTGCCAACAGAAGTTTCAGTACATGAATCTTGAAGTGAAGCGGAAGATGAAGGATGAGTTTGAACGGTTTTTACCTGAGTATGGACTTACTGATTTCTACTACAGGAGTTTCTTGCGGTTACATGGTTATCGCTCAAGGGTGTCAGCAGCCGATGTAGTATATGGGGTTACTGCACTGCTTGAATCATTTGTCAAAACAGATGGCTCTTGTGCTTCAAAGCAGTTTGGTGTAGCTTATGATGCACTGTCCTTGGGTAACCTTGATAAGCTGAAAGCTGGAATGCAAAATGCAATCAAGATTCAGAGGGCAATTCTTAGGCAAGGAAGCACGGCAATAACTAAGACTGGTTGTATAAGAAGTGGAAGAAAATTCCGGTGGTTAAAGCTTGAAGATTCAGTGGATACAAAGCTGCTGGGTTACCCCCAGGCATTgactaaattttgttattttctgaTGGATGCCTTGCGAGAGAAGGGAGCAAGAATGAAGCCTTTGCTCTGTGCTTGCTTATCACAAGAGCCCAATAAGGTATTGGTTGTAGGAGTTTGTGGGAAGCCTCGACTTGGGGCAGTTCAAGGAAATGCATTTGGAATTGCATTTAGAAATGCAGCTGAGGAGATTGGATCGGAATTTTTCCATGAGCTGTTCGATTCTTCATGGATATTCTTGGATGCAGCTGCAGTTAATTCATTTATGGTCAGGTTGACAGAAAAACTCTGA